The Streptomyces cathayae DNA segment AGCGCTGCGCGAGGTCGCCCATTTCCGTTTCGACGTCGTCGTCCTGGACCTCGGACTGCCCGATCTCGACGGCTCCGAGGCGCTGAAGATGCTGCGCGGCATCACGGACGTGCCGGTGATCATCGCCACCGCGCGGGACGACGAGGCGGAGATCGTGCGGCTGTTGAACGCCGGCGCGGACGACTACCTGATCAAGCCCTTCTCGGTGGAGCACCTGTCGGCCCGGATGGCGGCCGTACTACGCCGGTCCCGTTCCCTCGCGGGAGAGCCGGCCGAGCCCCCGGTGCTCCGGGTCGGCGGGCTGACCGTCGACCCGCTGCGCCGCCAGGCCGAACTGGACGGCGCCCGACTGGACCTCACCCGGCGGGAGTTCGACCTGCTCGCCTTCCTGGCCGGGCGGCCCGGAGTCGTCGTGCCCCGCAGGGAACTCCTCGCCGAGGTGTGGCAGCAGTCCTACGGCGACGACCAGACCATAGACGTCCATCTGTCGTGGCTGCGGCGGAAGCTGGGCGAGACCGCCGCCCGGCCGCGCTATCTGCACACCCTGCGGGGCGTCGGCGTGAAGCTGGAACCCCCGGCCACGGAACTGCCCCCGGCCACGGGAC contains these protein-coding regions:
- a CDS encoding response regulator transcription factor, with product MARVLVVEDDPFVRSALIRQLTDAAHLVRSVGTALEALREVAHFRFDVVVLDLGLPDLDGSEALKMLRGITDVPVIIATARDDEAEIVRLLNAGADDYLIKPFSVEHLSARMAAVLRRSRSLAGEPAEPPVLRVGGLTVDPLRRQAELDGARLDLTRREFDLLAFLAGRPGVVVPRRELLAEVWQQSYGDDQTIDVHLSWLRRKLGETAARPRYLHTLRGVGVKLEPPATELPPATGPLAAEPPR